In Halomarina salina, one DNA window encodes the following:
- a CDS encoding sulfite oxidase-like oxidoreductase: protein MSVRDVTGLHEEFEGERLPPGQRETSRFPVLSKGGTPSWSPETWTFEVWGAVDEQVTFSLEEFRDLPSETQRQDFHCVTGWSRFDNEFTGVTFPTLAELVGVRDDACHVMFHGFDDYTTDLSLDDCMREEVLFTWALDGEPLPDDHGGPVRVVTPHRYAYKGAKWVSGVEFLTEKELGYWERRGYSDSANPWNEERYS, encoded by the coding sequence ATGAGCGTTCGTGACGTGACGGGTCTCCACGAGGAGTTCGAGGGCGAGCGACTACCGCCGGGCCAGCGCGAGACGTCGCGGTTCCCCGTCCTCTCGAAGGGCGGGACACCGTCGTGGTCCCCCGAGACCTGGACGTTCGAGGTGTGGGGAGCGGTCGACGAGCAGGTGACGTTCTCGCTGGAGGAGTTCCGCGACCTGCCGAGCGAGACCCAGCGCCAGGACTTCCACTGCGTCACCGGGTGGAGTCGCTTCGACAACGAGTTCACGGGCGTCACGTTCCCGACGCTCGCGGAGCTTGTGGGCGTCCGCGACGACGCCTGCCACGTCATGTTCCACGGGTTCGACGACTACACGACGGACCTCTCGCTCGACGACTGCATGCGCGAGGAGGTGCTGTTCACCTGGGCACTCGACGGCGAACCGCTCCCCGACGACCACGGCGGCCCGGTCAGAGTCGTCACACCCCACCGCTACGCCTACAAGGGCGCGAAGTGGGTCAGCGGCGTCGAGTTCCTCACCGAGAAGGAGCTGGGCTACTGGGAGAGACGGGGCTACTCCGACAGCGCGAACCCGTGGAACGAGGAACGGTACAGCTGA
- a CDS encoding DUF7344 domain-containing protein, translating into MSTRPDDRTDETTEDRTEMYDAMSHPHRRWAVDAVETCGALDLQGVVAHVLRREGLTGEDSRQNVAVGLYHVHLPKLDDAEFVEFDRDEQTVAPGDRITPATARFESGTAALSD; encoded by the coding sequence ATGTCCACCCGACCCGACGACCGAACCGACGAGACGACCGAGGACCGGACCGAGATGTACGACGCCATGAGTCACCCCCACCGGCGGTGGGCCGTGGACGCCGTCGAGACGTGCGGCGCGCTCGACCTGCAGGGCGTCGTGGCCCACGTCCTCCGGCGGGAGGGGCTGACCGGAGAGGATTCCCGCCAGAACGTGGCCGTCGGGCTCTACCACGTCCACCTGCCGAAGCTCGACGACGCGGAGTTCGTAGAGTTCGACCGGGACGAGCAGACGGTCGCGCCGGGCGACCGCATCACCCCGGCCACCGCCCGGTTCGAGAGCGGCACCGCGGCGCTCTCGGACTGA
- a CDS encoding isochorismate synthase → MESAHSSATASLDGTLVSRTCEVPDVSYRAFLAAQETPHVHWSTPEGLELVGAGVAVDVTGDGAERFARLRDRAEAVFGAMDVDGPPAARPRMLGGVSFSPEHDPDPPWEGFPAAQFVLPETQLTRTDDRTYLTVSRYGRTVDAAAVESALDAAHERVADLPAMVPSGDPPGVVETAHLTSREEWHEMVESAVQRIESGDLRKVVLALALSVDLGSEVDIPSVLERLRRTYPECYRFLVAPTDSAGFFGAPPERLVRLDGREVRTEALAGSAARGDTPEADADLAAELVESEKIQHEQGLVADAIREQLAPLGEVREGDQHVHRLATIQHLRTPIEATLDADGHVLDIVEALHPTPAVGGLPPAAAQRVIHETESFDRGWYAAPVGWFDASGDGEFAVGIRSGVAGGARATLFAGNGIVADSDPAAEWDEVRLKYRPILDELTRTGSGEGREATDGEATASEPSDRDQTAE, encoded by the coding sequence ATGGAATCCGCCCACAGTAGCGCGACGGCGTCGCTCGACGGGACGCTCGTCAGCCGCACCTGTGAGGTACCGGACGTCTCCTACCGCGCGTTCCTCGCGGCCCAGGAGACACCCCACGTCCACTGGAGCACGCCCGAGGGACTGGAACTCGTCGGCGCTGGCGTCGCCGTCGATGTGACCGGCGACGGCGCGGAGCGATTCGCCCGACTCCGCGACCGTGCGGAGGCCGTCTTCGGCGCGATGGACGTCGACGGTCCGCCCGCCGCCCGTCCCCGGATGCTCGGTGGCGTCTCGTTCTCGCCGGAGCACGACCCCGACCCGCCGTGGGAGGGGTTTCCTGCAGCGCAGTTCGTCCTGCCCGAGACGCAGTTGACCCGGACCGACGACCGGACCTACCTCACCGTGTCGCGCTACGGTCGTACCGTCGACGCCGCCGCAGTCGAGAGCGCTCTCGACGCGGCCCACGAACGCGTCGCCGACCTCCCCGCGATGGTGCCGAGCGGCGACCCACCGGGGGTCGTCGAGACGGCCCACCTCACCTCGCGCGAGGAGTGGCACGAGATGGTCGAGTCGGCGGTGCAGCGCATCGAGTCGGGCGACCTGCGGAAGGTCGTCCTCGCCCTCGCGCTCTCGGTCGACCTCGGGAGCGAGGTGGACATCCCGAGCGTGCTCGAACGCCTCCGCCGGACGTACCCCGAGTGCTACCGCTTCCTCGTCGCCCCGACCGACTCGGCCGGGTTCTTCGGCGCGCCGCCCGAGCGTCTCGTCCGGCTCGACGGCCGCGAGGTCCGGACCGAGGCGCTCGCCGGGTCGGCCGCCCGCGGCGACACGCCCGAAGCAGACGCCGACCTCGCCGCGGAACTCGTCGAGAGCGAGAAGATTCAGCACGAACAGGGTCTCGTCGCGGACGCCATCCGCGAGCAGCTCGCCCCGCTGGGCGAGGTGCGCGAGGGTGACCAGCACGTCCACCGGCTCGCGACCATCCAGCACCTCCGGACGCCCATCGAGGCGACGCTCGACGCCGACGGCCACGTCCTCGACATCGTCGAGGCGCTCCACCCGACGCCGGCAGTCGGCGGCCTCCCGCCGGCGGCCGCCCAGCGGGTCATCCACGAGACGGAGTCGTTCGACCGCGGCTGGTACGCCGCGCCCGTCGGCTGGTTCGACGCTAGCGGCGACGGCGAGTTCGCCGTCGGGATCCGGTCGGGCGTCGCGGGCGGCGCCAGGGCGACGCTGTTCGCGGGTAACGGCATCGTCGCCGACTCCGACCCCGCCGCGGAGTGGGACGAGGTCCGCCTGAAGTACCGGCCCATCCTCGACGAACTGACGCGAACGGGGAGCGGCGAGGGGCGGGAAGCGACGGACGGGGAGGCGACGGCAAGCGAACCGAGCGACCGGGACCAGACCGCAGAATGA
- a CDS encoding universal stress protein: MVSQVLVAMDGSAVAEQALRYALDVHSAADVTVLTVVGEPSAMFGEATAIALADDPGESMLEHARPVLERAQAIAAEYDAEIATEVDTGHPARVILNRSGEFDTVVVGSHGGTLADRVFVGNVARKVVDQSPVPVTVVR; encoded by the coding sequence ATGGTCTCGCAGGTTCTGGTCGCTATGGACGGCTCTGCGGTGGCAGAACAGGCGCTCAGGTACGCCCTCGATGTCCACTCGGCGGCGGACGTGACGGTGTTGACGGTCGTGGGAGAACCCTCGGCGATGTTCGGTGAGGCGACGGCCATCGCACTCGCGGACGACCCCGGAGAGTCGATGCTGGAACACGCTCGCCCGGTGCTGGAACGCGCTCAGGCGATCGCCGCGGAGTACGACGCGGAGATAGCCACCGAGGTCGACACCGGGCATCCGGCACGCGTGATTCTCAACCGATCCGGCGAGTTCGACACCGTCGTCGTCGGGAGCCACGGTGGTACGCTGGCAGACCGCGTGTTCGTCGGCAACGTGGCCAGGAAGGTCGTCGATCAGTCACCGGTTCCGGTGACGGTCGTCCGGTAG
- a CDS encoding ribbon-helix-helix domain-containing protein codes for MPKVELNIPEHLEMQMTQMIEQGEFVNREEAVEDLLAAGLRAYRTGSTVDDDDAGAFEDDGMMGHDDEYVF; via the coding sequence ATGCCTAAAGTCGAGTTGAACATCCCCGAACACCTCGAAATGCAGATGACACAGATGATCGAACAGGGCGAGTTCGTCAACCGCGAGGAGGCTGTCGAAGACCTCCTCGCGGCCGGACTGCGCGCCTACCGGACCGGCAGCACCGTCGACGACGACGACGCCGGTGCGTTCGAAGACGACGGCATGATGGGTCACGACGACGAGTACGTCTTCTAG
- a CDS encoding ribonucleotide-diphosphate reductase subunit beta translates to MSQQAEAASVGHRGQRVDTSNLWYNLFQKGVELGTWNVESLFDEVGFEEDREMWASMDPDERDQVRYLLSGFLDGEREVAGDAATNLSRIMGAPCLDHNEEKEMYMTMLTLTEHKHTQFIDIYMDEVMDDRDNFAELDPRRGTRIPIVEATGLGEVFENQGLQTAKAAQTQDPVDIAKAAAVYHLNVEGILARVGGFAINRMSDQAYLPLLNHGFKFISTDEGRHITHGVNLLKELIEKEEQGKAEYQGVKQGIRDMLYHDVPYMADFGYMFTDAVGDPLGVDIDDVLMRGGHLIDGMYNESLGLDVDYLSVINRVSDRYDEIKQWDLEEVVREQEDHYNRRRGVVADGGAEGVDE, encoded by the coding sequence ATGTCACAGCAAGCCGAGGCCGCTTCGGTCGGGCACCGTGGCCAACGCGTCGACACGTCGAACCTCTGGTACAACCTGTTCCAGAAGGGCGTCGAACTGGGCACCTGGAACGTCGAGAGCCTCTTCGACGAGGTGGGGTTCGAGGAGGACCGGGAGATGTGGGCCTCGATGGACCCGGACGAACGCGACCAGGTGCGCTACCTCCTGTCCGGGTTCCTCGACGGCGAACGAGAGGTAGCGGGCGACGCCGCCACCAACCTCAGTCGCATCATGGGCGCGCCCTGCCTCGACCACAACGAGGAGAAGGAGATGTACATGACGATGCTCACGCTCACCGAGCACAAACACACCCAGTTCATCGACATCTACATGGACGAGGTGATGGACGACCGGGACAACTTCGCCGAACTCGACCCGCGGCGGGGCACCCGCATCCCCATCGTCGAGGCGACGGGCCTCGGCGAGGTGTTCGAGAACCAGGGCCTCCAGACCGCGAAGGCAGCCCAGACCCAGGACCCCGTCGACATCGCGAAGGCGGCCGCCGTCTACCACCTCAACGTCGAGGGTATCCTCGCCCGCGTGGGTGGGTTCGCCATCAACCGGATGTCGGACCAGGCGTACCTCCCGCTGCTCAACCACGGCTTCAAGTTCATCTCCACGGACGAGGGCCGTCACATCACCCACGGCGTCAACCTGCTGAAGGAACTCATCGAGAAGGAAGAGCAGGGGAAGGCGGAGTACCAGGGCGTCAAACAGGGCATCCGCGATATGCTCTACCACGACGTTCCCTACATGGCCGACTTCGGCTACATGTTCACCGACGCGGTGGGCGACCCGCTGGGTGTCGATATCGACGACGTGCTGATGCGGGGCGGCCACCTCATCGACGGGATGTACAACGAGTCGCTCGGCCTCGACGTCGACTACCTCAGCGTCATCAACCGCGTCAGCGACCGCTACGACGAGATAAAGCAGTGGGACCTGGAGGAGGTCGTCCGCGAACAGGAGGACCACTACAACCGGCGTCGCGGCGTCGTCGCCGACGGCGGTGCGGAGGGGGTCGACGAATGA
- a CDS encoding 1,4-dihydroxy-2-naphthoyl-CoA synthase, translating to MVSDIFDPDRWDPVEGFDFEDVTYHRAREQGTVRIAFDRPDVRNAFRPRTVDELHTALDHAKRQTDVGCVLLTGNGPSSTDGGWAFSSGGDQRIRGGDGYQYEGDEEGASETGRLHILEVQRAIRFMPKPVVAVVPGWAVGGGHSLHVVCDLTLASADHAKFLQTDPDVASFDAGFGSAYLAQQVGQKKAREVFFLGKTYSAEEAADMGMVNEAVPHEELEETALEWGEEMNSKSPTAMRMLKYAFNLDSDGLVGQQVFAGEATRLGYMTDEAAEGRDAFVEGREPEFDDYPWHY from the coding sequence ATGGTTTCGGACATCTTCGACCCCGACCGCTGGGACCCCGTGGAGGGGTTCGACTTCGAGGACGTGACCTACCACCGCGCCCGCGAGCAGGGGACGGTCCGTATCGCGTTCGACCGCCCCGACGTCCGCAACGCCTTCCGCCCCCGGACCGTCGACGAACTCCACACCGCGCTCGACCACGCCAAGCGCCAGACCGACGTCGGCTGTGTCCTCCTCACCGGCAACGGCCCCTCCTCGACGGACGGCGGCTGGGCGTTCTCTTCCGGCGGCGACCAGCGCATCCGCGGCGGCGACGGCTACCAGTACGAGGGCGACGAGGAGGGGGCATCCGAGACGGGTCGCCTCCACATCCTCGAGGTCCAGCGTGCCATCCGGTTCATGCCGAAACCCGTCGTCGCCGTCGTCCCCGGCTGGGCCGTCGGCGGGGGTCACTCGCTGCACGTCGTCTGTGACCTCACGCTCGCCAGCGCAGACCACGCGAAGTTCCTCCAGACCGACCCCGACGTGGCGAGTTTCGACGCCGGATTCGGGTCGGCGTACCTCGCCCAGCAGGTCGGCCAGAAGAAGGCCCGCGAGGTGTTCTTCCTCGGGAAGACCTACTCGGCCGAGGAGGCCGCCGACATGGGGATGGTCAACGAGGCGGTCCCACACGAGGAACTGGAGGAGACGGCGCTGGAGTGGGGAGAGGAGATGAACTCGAAGTCACCCACCGCGATGCGGATGCTGAAGTACGCGTTCAACCTCGACTCGGACGGACTGGTCGGGCAACAGGTGTTCGCCGGCGAGGCGACCCGACTCGGCTACATGACCGACGAGGCCGCCGAGGGCCGCGACGCGTTCGTCGAGGGGCGAGAGCCGGAGTTCGACGACTACCCCTGGCACTACTGA
- a CDS encoding ABC transporter ATP-binding protein, protein MIRFDNVHKRYEDGTHAVRGIDFEVAEGTTTVLVGPSGCGKTTTMKLVNRLEEPSEGTVYYDGTDVHDLEATELRREVGYVIQDVGLFDHMTVGENVATVPDLKGWDAERIDARVDELLTLVDLPPEEFRDRNPTELSGGQQQRVGVARALAADPDVLLMDEPFGALDPITREELQDEFLAIQDDIDTTILFVTHSIDEALKMGDHIAVMNQGQVVQYDTPKALLDRPKTKFVEDFIGPDRTLKRLRVLRVGEVMREDVPDQHEDVVEAFRSDQGVMADGGELIPVEPSDSTQIALSRCIQAGVDALPVVEEANVVGIVTEEDIRDLQHGAAA, encoded by the coding sequence ATGATCCGATTCGACAACGTCCACAAGCGGTACGAGGACGGCACGCACGCCGTCAGAGGCATCGACTTCGAAGTAGCGGAGGGGACGACGACGGTCCTCGTCGGCCCGTCGGGCTGTGGGAAGACGACGACGATGAAGCTCGTCAACCGGCTCGAAGAGCCGTCCGAGGGCACCGTCTACTACGACGGGACCGATGTCCACGACCTGGAGGCGACCGAACTCCGTCGGGAGGTCGGCTACGTCATCCAGGACGTCGGCCTGTTCGACCACATGACCGTCGGCGAGAACGTCGCGACGGTCCCCGACCTGAAGGGCTGGGACGCCGAGCGCATCGACGCGCGCGTCGACGAACTGCTGACCCTCGTCGACCTGCCGCCCGAGGAGTTCCGCGACCGGAACCCGACCGAACTGTCCGGCGGCCAGCAACAGCGCGTCGGCGTGGCCCGTGCGCTGGCCGCCGACCCGGACGTCCTGCTGATGGACGAACCGTTCGGCGCGCTCGACCCCATCACCCGCGAGGAGTTGCAGGACGAGTTCCTCGCCATCCAGGACGACATCGACACCACCATCCTGTTCGTCACGCACAGCATCGACGAGGCGCTGAAGATGGGCGACCACATCGCCGTGATGAACCAGGGGCAGGTCGTCCAGTACGACACGCCGAAGGCGCTCCTCGACCGGCCGAAGACGAAGTTCGTCGAGGACTTCATCGGCCCCGACCGGACGCTCAAGCGCCTGCGCGTGCTCCGCGTCGGCGAGGTGATGCGCGAGGACGTCCCCGACCAACACGAGGACGTCGTCGAGGCGTTCCGTTCGGACCAGGGCGTCATGGCCGACGGCGGTGAACTCATACCGGTCGAACCGTCCGACAGCACGCAGATCGCGCTGTCGCGGTGCATCCAGGCCGGCGTCGACGCACTCCCGGTCGTCGAGGAGGCGAACGTCGTCGGCATCGTGACCGAGGAGGACATCCGTGACCTCCAGCACGGGGCCGCAGCGTGA
- a CDS encoding ABC transporter permease: MSIALQFDPYVQFAVENQDRLTRMLVEHVILVCQTLAIALPLGVGAGVFISMYDRASTPVLWFAGVLLTVPSIAFFGVLVPVLGIGAPPVIAALVCYSLLPIVRNTYIGLTRADASTVEAGTGLGMTRWQRLRRVRFPVALPVVMAGVRNAVVIVVGLAAIGAFIAGPGLGDFIFQGINSGNTPMIVVTTIVLSALALTFDYGLAVVEDLLRLRNGEAVDPNLVTKSVQRLPL, translated from the coding sequence ATGAGTATCGCGCTCCAGTTCGACCCGTACGTCCAGTTCGCAGTCGAGAACCAGGACCGGCTGACCCGGATGCTGGTCGAACACGTCATCCTCGTCTGTCAGACGCTGGCCATCGCGCTCCCCCTCGGCGTCGGCGCGGGGGTGTTCATCAGCATGTACGACCGGGCGTCGACGCCCGTGCTCTGGTTCGCCGGCGTCCTCCTGACGGTGCCGAGCATCGCCTTCTTCGGCGTGCTCGTCCCGGTGCTGGGCATCGGCGCGCCGCCCGTCATCGCGGCGCTCGTCTGCTACTCGCTGTTGCCCATCGTCAGGAACACCTACATCGGCCTGACGCGGGCCGACGCCTCGACCGTCGAGGCCGGAACAGGCCTCGGGATGACCCGCTGGCAGCGGCTCCGACGGGTCCGGTTCCCGGTCGCGCTCCCGGTCGTGATGGCCGGCGTGCGCAACGCGGTGGTCATCGTCGTCGGGCTCGCCGCCATCGGCGCGTTCATCGCCGGGCCGGGGCTGGGCGACTTCATCTTCCAGGGAATCAACAGCGGAAACACGCCGATGATCGTCGTCACGACCATCGTCCTCTCGGCGCTCGCGCTCACCTTCGACTACGGCCTCGCCGTCGTCGAGGACCTGCTCAGACTGCGCAACGGTGAAGCGGTCGACCCGAACCTCGTCACGAAATCAGTTCAACGGCTCCCACTATGA
- a CDS encoding ABC transporter permease, with protein sequence MSVLDVLWATWEFLVANQGRFVELLREHLLLVFVSELVAVAIAIPLGVLAVQNDRASAIIGSAGNVAQTVPTLAVIALTFPILGLGFEPALVGLAVYALLPVLTNTIAGLESVDDDTVEAAHGMGMTWWDVMRDVRFPQAVPVIFAGIRTSVVLNVGTAYLAFFIGGGGLGVWVIGGIKLFSTAQLLAGAIPGALLAIALDAGLALVERQIGSADTPDGVAAAG encoded by the coding sequence GTGAGCGTGCTCGACGTGCTGTGGGCGACGTGGGAGTTCCTGGTCGCCAACCAGGGCCGGTTCGTCGAACTGCTCCGGGAGCACCTGCTGCTGGTGTTCGTCTCCGAACTCGTGGCGGTGGCCATCGCCATCCCGCTGGGCGTCCTCGCCGTCCAGAACGACCGGGCATCGGCGATTATCGGCTCGGCAGGGAACGTCGCCCAGACCGTCCCGACGCTCGCGGTCATCGCGCTGACGTTCCCCATACTCGGCCTCGGATTCGAACCGGCGCTGGTCGGTCTCGCGGTGTACGCGCTGCTGCCGGTGTTGACCAACACCATCGCCGGACTGGAGAGCGTCGACGACGACACCGTCGAGGCGGCTCACGGCATGGGGATGACCTGGTGGGACGTCATGCGTGACGTCCGGTTCCCGCAGGCGGTGCCGGTCATCTTCGCCGGCATCCGGACGAGCGTCGTCCTCAACGTCGGGACGGCCTACCTCGCGTTCTTCATCGGCGGCGGTGGCCTCGGCGTGTGGGTCATCGGCGGCATCAAACTGTTCAGCACGGCGCAGTTGCTCGCGGGGGCCATCCCCGGTGCGCTGCTCGCCATCGCGCTCGACGCCGGGCTGGCGCTCGTGGAGCGACAGATCGGGTCCGCGGACACGCCCGACGGCGTCGCCGCCGCCGGGTGA
- a CDS encoding UPF0058 family protein translates to MHKDELLELHEQMVAIMEYFRAQEDVDSDLFDPYDQIDVSPDDVHKSKSEHKHAVFVLGNALASAMSEDEFSDAGRISKRMQELADDAESKL, encoded by the coding sequence ATGCACAAGGACGAGCTTCTCGAACTCCACGAGCAGATGGTCGCTATCATGGAGTACTTTCGCGCCCAGGAGGACGTCGACAGCGACCTGTTCGACCCGTACGACCAGATCGACGTCTCGCCCGACGACGTCCACAAGTCCAAGAGCGAGCACAAACACGCCGTGTTCGTCCTCGGTAACGCCCTCGCCAGCGCGATGAGCGAAGACGAGTTCTCCGACGCCGGACGCATCTCGAAGCGGATGCAGGAACTCGCCGACGACGCCGAGTCGAAGCTGTAA
- the menD gene encoding 2-succinyl-5-enolpyruvyl-6-hydroxy-3-cyclohexene-1-carboxylic-acid synthase, whose product MSVPNRNTLWGRVVVDELAKAGVDTAVLAPGSRSTPLTVAFAAHDGVETVSQLDERSAAFFALGRAKRTGSPVPLVSTSGTALANFHPAVVEANQARVPMLLLTADRPRVLQDSGANQTIDQEKLYGDAARAYRTLPEPAPDGRTLRSLRTALSRAVGTATGTHSGPVHLNVPFEKPLEPTPVPGDVTDAFLDAEREVVEGRDGPWVAMTQGRTTLGEGQRERLAAAVADAERGLLVAGPDSGLDADTLQEFTRASGVPVLADPLSGVRFGDHVADDGTLVCGGYDSWLGALDPENPDEAPDLVLRVGASPTSKPLRHYLRDAGARQVVVDPAGGWREATFTATDLVAADPTRLLADLAARVEAGSDGDDDGVTDWRDRLASLEREYWSLVAEDDAWFEGAVLRETVANLPDPATLFVSNSMPVRDLDRFGEPRSAVVTALGNRGASGIDGITSSALGAGHGTDDPLVLVTGDLAFYHDSNGLLACARAGVDATVVLVNNDGGGIFRVLPIESFDPPFTDYFRTPHGLEFAPVADLYGLEFVSTDSREAFRDAYRASLDAPGTQVVEVRMDGEASHRHREALNERVQETLG is encoded by the coding sequence ATGAGCGTCCCGAACCGCAACACGCTGTGGGGGCGCGTCGTCGTCGACGAACTGGCGAAGGCGGGCGTCGACACGGCCGTCCTCGCGCCGGGGAGTCGCAGCACGCCGCTGACCGTCGCGTTCGCCGCCCACGACGGCGTCGAGACGGTGTCGCAACTCGACGAGCGCTCGGCCGCCTTCTTCGCGCTCGGCCGGGCGAAACGCACGGGGAGTCCCGTCCCACTCGTCTCCACCTCCGGCACCGCGCTGGCGAACTTCCACCCGGCAGTCGTCGAGGCGAACCAGGCGCGGGTCCCGATGCTCCTCCTCACCGCCGACCGGCCCCGCGTTCTGCAGGACAGCGGCGCGAACCAGACCATCGACCAGGAGAAACTGTACGGCGACGCGGCGCGCGCCTACCGGACGCTCCCCGAACCGGCCCCAGACGGTCGGACGCTCCGGTCGCTCCGGACGGCGCTCTCCCGGGCGGTCGGCACCGCGACCGGCACCCACTCCGGTCCGGTCCACCTCAACGTCCCGTTCGAGAAGCCGCTGGAACCGACGCCCGTCCCCGGTGACGTCACCGACGCGTTCCTCGACGCCGAGCGGGAGGTCGTCGAGGGGCGGGACGGCCCGTGGGTCGCGATGACCCAGGGCCGGACGACGCTCGGCGAGGGCCAGCGTGAGCGACTCGCCGCGGCCGTCGCGGACGCCGAGCGAGGCCTCCTCGTCGCCGGGCCGGACAGCGGTCTCGACGCGGACACCCTCCAGGAGTTCACGCGAGCGTCGGGCGTCCCGGTCCTCGCGGACCCGCTCTCGGGCGTCCGCTTCGGTGACCACGTCGCGGACGACGGGACGCTCGTCTGCGGCGGCTACGACTCGTGGCTCGGGGCGCTCGACCCCGAGAATCCCGACGAGGCACCCGACCTCGTCCTGCGTGTGGGGGCCTCACCGACGTCGAAACCGCTCCGACACTACCTCCGGGACGCCGGCGCTCGACAGGTCGTCGTCGACCCCGCTGGCGGGTGGCGCGAGGCGACGTTCACCGCGACGGACCTCGTCGCCGCCGACCCGACCCGACTCCTCGCCGACCTCGCGGCGCGTGTCGAGGCGGGAAGTGACGGGGACGACGACGGTGTGACTGACTGGCGCGACCGTCTCGCCTCGCTCGAACGCGAGTACTGGTCGCTCGTCGCCGAGGACGACGCCTGGTTCGAGGGGGCGGTGCTCCGCGAGACGGTGGCGAACCTCCCCGACCCGGCGACGCTGTTCGTCTCGAACTCGATGCCCGTCCGGGACCTCGACCGGTTCGGCGAACCGCGTTCTGCGGTTGTCACCGCGCTCGGGAACCGCGGCGCGTCGGGCATCGACGGCATCACGTCGTCGGCGCTCGGTGCGGGCCACGGCACCGACGACCCCCTCGTCCTCGTGACGGGAGACCTCGCCTTCTACCACGACAGTAACGGACTCCTAGCGTGCGCGCGAGCGGGCGTTGACGCCACCGTCGTCCTCGTCAACAACGACGGCGGCGGCATCTTCCGCGTCCTCCCCATCGAGTCGTTCGACCCGCCGTTCACCGACTACTTCCGGACGCCGCACGGCCTGGAGTTCGCGCCGGTCGCCGACCTGTACGGGCTGGAGTTCGTCAGCACCGACTCGCGCGAGGCGTTCCGCGACGCGTACCGGGCTTCACTGGACGCGCCGGGTACCCAGGTCGTCGAGGTGCGGATGGACGGCGAGGCGAGCCACCGCCACCGCGAGGCGCTGAACGAACGGGTTCAGGAGACGCTCGGCTGA
- a CDS encoding glycine betaine ABC transporter substrate-binding protein, producing MERTRRDFLKLGGATAATAGVGATAGCTGAFGAVAGDSVTVSSMRFTEDVVLGYLSIESLKANTDLTVLDETGLGGTTLNLRAVSNGEVDLFWYYSGGAWLNAPPKKDEVIPDAKKLYQAVEGKLAKHYDTAYLNRAPFNNTYAIAVTPEWSKKTGVKTLSDFAAYVKKQGGNLTGVLGPEFLNRPDGWPGLVKSYDFQGAASNLELRSISAALCYQIIAETDADFGMVFTTNPKVKKYDLVTLEDDRDFFPIYNPAPAVNQGTLDALPSIREPLNAIGPTLNTEKIMRLNERVALDGEDAQAVARDYLESEGLV from the coding sequence GTGGAACGAACTCGTCGTGACTTCCTGAAACTGGGAGGTGCGACTGCCGCGACGGCTGGCGTCGGCGCGACAGCGGGCTGTACCGGTGCGTTCGGCGCTGTCGCGGGCGACTCCGTGACGGTGAGCTCGATGCGCTTCACCGAGGACGTCGTCCTCGGCTACTTGAGCATCGAGTCGCTGAAGGCGAACACCGACCTGACGGTCCTCGACGAGACGGGGCTGGGGGGGACGACGCTGAACCTCCGGGCCGTCTCGAACGGGGAGGTCGACCTGTTCTGGTACTACTCCGGCGGCGCGTGGCTGAACGCGCCACCGAAGAAAGACGAGGTAATCCCCGACGCGAAGAAGCTCTATCAGGCCGTCGAGGGGAAACTCGCGAAACACTACGATACTGCGTACCTCAACCGCGCGCCGTTCAACAACACGTACGCCATCGCCGTCACGCCGGAGTGGTCGAAGAAGACCGGTGTGAAGACGCTGAGTGACTTCGCGGCGTACGTCAAGAAGCAGGGCGGCAACCTGACCGGCGTCCTCGGGCCGGAGTTCCTCAACCGGCCCGACGGCTGGCCGGGGCTGGTGAAGTCGTACGACTTCCAGGGGGCGGCGTCGAACCTGGAACTCCGGAGTATCAGCGCCGCGCTGTGCTACCAGATCATCGCCGAGACCGACGCGGACTTCGGGATGGTGTTCACCACGAACCCGAAGGTGAAGAAGTACGACCTGGTCACGCTCGAGGACGACCGGGACTTCTTCCCCATCTACAACCCCGCCCCGGCGGTCAACCAGGGGACGCTCGACGCCCTGCCGTCGATACGCGAACCGCTGAACGCCATCGGACCGACGCTGAACACGGAGAAGATAATGCGACTCAACGAGCGCGTCGCGCTCGACGGCGAGGACGCACAGGCGGTCGCCCGTGACTACCTGGAGTCGGAGGGGCTGGTATGA